A section of the Flaviflexus equikiangi genome encodes:
- a CDS encoding transglycosylase domain-containing protein: MAGNRTGSVEQGTARRGTTAPRRTPLWNYPRRGKGPIRRWLPSWRFIFGSFLLVIATGVGAFAYLYLTTEVPEPDDFALAQSTDVFYSDGETKIGTYAEVRRTSVTLDSLPDSVPHAVVSSEDQRFYENSGVDLRGTARAALNNLRGLPRQGGSTLTQQYVERYYMGTTTSIPGKIREAVLALKIDQEQSKDEILENYLNTIYFGRGAYGIEEAAQSYFGVSAADLTLDQTALLVGVIPSPSRWDPAVDPDTAAVRWERVLRRMTEDGWITADEAAAARFPETIEPATQNQYSGPNGYILQEVRNELVNSGAYTEDELDTLGLDIVTTIDQDMQQYAVDAVGNLPEDRPDNNYVGLISVDPENGEIRAMYGGEDYLVRARNTATQDRAQAGSTFKPFGLLAGIEDGISLRETFDSSSPYQVGDLEFENFQLRGLGMIDLLTATANSVNTVYIRLNEEVGPAATKDVAVRAGLPESTPGLDDSLSNVLGSASPTAKEMAGAYATFAAQGVRTTPHIVREVRNVNGDVTFSGTAAGERVFDSNDVAQLTYALEQVVGPNGTASQISQLGRPVAGKTGTSSFLVSAWFAGYVPQLVTVVDMYQIGPNGEEEPLTPFGGVNAIQGGSFPSQIWLDFMMEATRGMEVESFPTPDIAEPVRTPAPQPTVEPTEEPTTEEPTEEPTTEEPTEEPTTEEPTEEPTTEEPTVEPTPTPTPTPSPTPTDPPTGANDGDALPVRPGAERHIVRSRRPLPFDG, from the coding sequence ATGGCAGGAAACCGAACCGGCTCCGTGGAGCAGGGCACAGCACGACGGGGCACCACGGCGCCCCGCAGGACGCCGCTATGGAACTACCCGCGTCGAGGAAAGGGTCCGATCCGCCGCTGGCTGCCCTCGTGGCGCTTCATCTTCGGCTCGTTCCTTCTCGTCATCGCCACCGGTGTGGGCGCCTTCGCCTACCTTTACCTGACGACTGAGGTGCCCGAGCCGGATGACTTCGCTCTCGCCCAGTCGACCGACGTGTTCTATTCGGACGGCGAGACCAAGATCGGGACCTATGCGGAGGTCCGGCGCACGTCCGTCACGCTCGATTCCCTGCCGGACTCCGTGCCCCATGCTGTTGTCTCGTCCGAGGATCAGCGATTCTACGAGAACTCCGGCGTCGACCTGCGCGGTACGGCGCGGGCCGCCCTGAACAACCTGAGGGGCTTGCCCCGCCAGGGTGGATCGACACTCACCCAGCAGTATGTCGAGCGCTACTATATGGGCACGACCACGTCGATCCCGGGCAAGATCCGCGAAGCCGTGCTGGCTCTCAAGATCGACCAGGAGCAGTCGAAGGACGAAATCCTCGAGAACTATCTCAACACGATCTATTTCGGCCGAGGCGCGTACGGTATCGAGGAGGCCGCGCAATCGTATTTCGGTGTGAGCGCGGCAGACCTGACGCTCGACCAGACGGCGCTGCTTGTCGGTGTCATCCCCTCACCATCTCGGTGGGATCCTGCCGTCGACCCGGACACGGCTGCGGTGCGATGGGAGAGGGTGCTGCGCCGCATGACGGAGGACGGCTGGATTACCGCTGACGAGGCGGCGGCGGCACGCTTCCCCGAGACGATCGAACCGGCCACCCAGAATCAGTATTCCGGGCCGAACGGCTATATCCTCCAGGAGGTCCGCAACGAGCTGGTGAACTCGGGGGCCTACACCGAGGACGAGTTGGACACGCTGGGTCTCGACATCGTGACGACCATCGATCAGGACATGCAGCAGTATGCTGTCGACGCGGTCGGCAACCTGCCGGAGGATCGCCCGGACAATAACTATGTCGGGCTGATCTCTGTCGATCCCGAGAACGGGGAGATCAGGGCGATGTATGGCGGTGAGGACTATCTTGTCCGAGCCCGCAACACGGCCACGCAGGATCGCGCGCAGGCAGGGTCGACCTTCAAGCCCTTCGGGTTGCTGGCCGGTATCGAGGACGGCATCAGCCTGAGGGAAACATTCGACTCGTCATCCCCCTACCAGGTGGGGGATCTCGAGTTCGAGAACTTCCAGCTCCGCGGCCTCGGAATGATCGATCTGTTGACGGCGACCGCCAACTCGGTCAACACGGTGTATATCCGTTTGAACGAAGAGGTGGGCCCCGCCGCGACGAAGGATGTTGCTGTGCGTGCCGGCCTACCAGAATCAACCCCTGGTCTTGACGATTCTCTGTCGAACGTCCTCGGCTCAGCGTCCCCCACGGCGAAGGAGATGGCGGGAGCATATGCGACGTTCGCGGCACAGGGTGTCCGCACGACGCCCCACATCGTGCGAGAGGTTCGCAACGTCAACGGAGACGTGACTTTCTCCGGTACGGCCGCCGGCGAGCGTGTCTTCGACTCGAACGATGTCGCGCAGCTGACCTACGCGCTCGAACAGGTTGTCGGACCCAACGGAACCGCATCCCAGATCTCCCAGCTGGGACGTCCCGTCGCGGGCAAGACCGGCACCTCATCGTTCCTTGTCTCGGCCTGGTTCGCCGGGTATGTTCCCCAGCTCGTCACGGTGGTGGACATGTACCAGATCGGGCCCAACGGCGAAGAGGAGCCGTTGACGCCCTTCGGTGGCGTGAACGCGATCCAGGGCGGCAGCTTCCCCTCCCAGATCTGGCTCGATTTCATGATGGAGGCGACGCGGGGTATGGAAGTGGAGAGCTTCCCGACCCCGGACATTGCCGAACCGGTGCGCACGCCCGCACCCCAGCCCACGGTCGAGCCGACGGAGGAGCCGACGACGGAGGAGCCGACGGAGGAACCCACAACCGAGGAGCCGACGGAGGAGCCGACGACGGAGGAGCCGACAGAGGAACCGACAACGGAGGAGCCGACAGTCGAGCCGACTCCGACTCCGACCCCGACACCATCGCCGACTCCGACTGATCCGCCGACAGGCGCAAACGACGGGGATGCTCTGCCCGTGCGTCCCGGTGCGGAACGGCACATTGTCCGATCGCGGCGCCCACTGCCATTCGACGGCTGA
- a CDS encoding AI-2E family transporter: MKKDDAAHTAPQEPVLERDDPADDMMVANRARQEVIPTGVWILLAGALAAIGLWGLSRFASFLAPAFLALTLVLTIRPIHRWMVRKGVPKWISAIASILVLILTMSSVIGLTVLAFLPLPQVIASYQGSFARTINNVSDFFEQSEFLQWQGYDPSSINDLLNQLDLNTIMTTARTLIDQVSGIGGLVLVVALSIFFIVVDTLSMEYRSLLVERAHPHLHEALSGFEGRVRQYWLVSTIFGAIVAVLDWIALQALGIPLALAWALVSFITNYIPNIGFVLGVIPPALFGLLEGGWQLMLWVVVAYSLINFIMQSLIQPKFTADAVGLSVTVTFLSLMVWGVVVGPLGALLAVPLTLFFKAILIDSSQSTRWVDAFLISEGESKRRLESGTYDVSYESPDMWGGIPTAVARATRGLRRTGPAEAGKVKPRRKLRKHSIRRE, translated from the coding sequence GTGAAAAAGGATGATGCCGCGCATACTGCGCCTCAGGAACCCGTCCTCGAACGGGATGATCCGGCGGACGACATGATGGTTGCGAACCGTGCCCGGCAGGAGGTGATCCCCACCGGTGTGTGGATTCTCCTCGCGGGAGCCCTGGCCGCCATCGGCCTGTGGGGGCTGAGCCGGTTCGCGTCCTTCTTGGCGCCAGCATTCCTCGCCCTCACTCTCGTCCTCACGATCCGTCCCATCCACCGCTGGATGGTGCGCAAGGGCGTACCGAAATGGATATCGGCGATCGCGTCGATCCTCGTCCTCATCCTCACGATGTCCTCCGTGATCGGTCTCACCGTTCTCGCCTTCCTCCCCCTGCCGCAGGTCATCGCCTCCTATCAGGGCAGCTTCGCACGAACCATCAACAACGTCTCGGACTTCTTCGAGCAGAGCGAGTTCCTGCAGTGGCAGGGCTACGACCCGTCGAGCATCAACGATCTGTTGAACCAGCTCGATCTCAACACGATCATGACGACGGCACGCACGCTGATCGACCAGGTGTCGGGAATCGGCGGGCTCGTGCTCGTCGTCGCGCTCTCGATCTTCTTCATCGTCGTCGACACGCTGTCGATGGAGTACCGTTCCCTTCTCGTGGAACGAGCCCACCCCCACCTCCACGAAGCACTGTCCGGATTCGAGGGGCGTGTCCGCCAATACTGGCTCGTCTCCACGATCTTCGGCGCGATCGTCGCTGTACTCGACTGGATTGCGCTCCAGGCGCTGGGGATTCCGCTCGCGCTCGCGTGGGCTCTCGTCTCCTTCATCACCAACTACATTCCGAACATCGGCTTCGTCCTCGGTGTCATCCCGCCAGCACTTTTCGGCCTCCTCGAAGGCGGCTGGCAGCTGATGCTGTGGGTTGTCGTCGCATACTCCCTCATCAACTTCATCATGCAGTCCCTCATCCAGCCGAAGTTCACGGCCGATGCTGTGGGCCTGTCGGTGACCGTGACGTTCCTGTCCCTCATGGTGTGGGGCGTGGTCGTGGGACCGCTCGGTGCGCTCCTCGCGGTGCCGCTGACGCTCTTCTTCAAGGCGATCCTCATCGACTCCTCACAGTCGACGAGATGGGTGGATGCTTTCCTCATCTCCGAGGGCGAATCGAAACGCAGGCTGGAGTCGGGAACCTATGACGTTTCCTATGAATCTCCAGACATGTGGGGAGGTATTCCCACAGCTGTCGCCCGAGCAACTCGAGGCCTGCGACGGACGGGTCCCGCCGAGGCAGGAAAGGTGAAGCCGCGTCGCAAGTTGCGCAAACATTCGATTCGTAGGGAATAA
- a CDS encoding MFS transporter: MAVRADLKDLLVHDGFRRLFRVRLISQCGDGMFQVGLATLYFFNPAAMTTAGGVAAAFTILLLPFTIVGPFVGPLLDRWSRQSVLLWGNTIRAFLCLALAALMYAGAGFLIVSVLALVTLGVNRFLLSALSAGLPHVVPRRQLVMANSLVPTLGAVATVVGAVIGFVINRVIPVGPGRDASCLVVAAILLAGAVWAASLIGRGELGPDGRVDLSLTAQLKRVLADLGIGAVYLARRGTPGYALIVMAFHRFLYGVNFIALLLISRNLLTDPADADAGLAMFALLSGISLAGNGSAIVLTPLAHERMTPHQWIVVCLGLSTLSQLLLMATPSLPWIGVAAVLMGLGVQGAKIAVDTIVQRDVDDAYRGRAFALYDMMYNAAFVGAAALAAAMLPDTGWSRPGFGALVFCYLLLAYWYGRKAGALRGEPRPVDRR, translated from the coding sequence ATGGCGGTGCGTGCCGACCTGAAGGACCTTCTCGTCCACGACGGGTTTCGTCGGCTCTTCCGTGTGCGCCTCATCTCCCAATGCGGCGACGGCATGTTCCAGGTCGGTCTCGCAACTCTCTACTTCTTCAATCCTGCCGCGATGACAACGGCGGGCGGCGTGGCGGCCGCCTTCACCATCCTGCTTCTGCCCTTCACCATCGTCGGCCCCTTCGTGGGCCCCCTGCTGGACCGCTGGAGCCGCCAGTCGGTCCTGCTGTGGGGAAACACCATCCGCGCTTTTCTCTGCCTCGCGCTCGCGGCGCTCATGTATGCAGGCGCCGGTTTCCTCATCGTCTCCGTCCTGGCGCTCGTCACCCTCGGTGTCAACAGATTCCTCCTGTCGGCCCTGTCGGCGGGGCTGCCGCATGTTGTCCCGCGTCGGCAGCTCGTCATGGCGAATTCGCTCGTTCCCACCCTTGGTGCGGTTGCGACAGTCGTGGGAGCCGTGATCGGCTTCGTCATCAACCGTGTCATCCCGGTGGGTCCTGGCCGGGATGCATCCTGTCTTGTGGTTGCCGCAATCCTCCTTGCGGGAGCCGTGTGGGCCGCGTCCCTCATCGGCCGCGGGGAACTCGGCCCCGACGGTCGTGTCGACCTGTCACTGACTGCCCAGCTGAAGCGAGTTCTCGCTGATCTCGGCATCGGCGCCGTCTACCTGGCGCGCCGCGGAACCCCCGGGTATGCCCTGATTGTCATGGCGTTCCACCGATTCCTGTACGGGGTGAACTTCATTGCCCTGCTCCTCATCTCCCGGAACCTGTTGACCGATCCTGCTGATGCTGATGCGGGATTGGCGATGTTTGCGCTGCTCTCCGGCATCTCCCTCGCCGGCAACGGCTCCGCCATTGTCCTGACACCTCTTGCACATGAGCGAATGACGCCGCATCAGTGGATTGTTGTCTGCCTCGGACTGTCGACACTCTCCCAACTGCTGCTGATGGCGACGCCGAGCCTGCCCTGGATCGGTGTGGCGGCTGTCCTCATGGGGCTCGGTGTGCAGGGCGCGAAGATCGCGGTCGACACGATCGTCCAACGCGATGTCGACGACGCCTACCGGGGCCGTGCCTTCGCCCTCTACGACATGATGTACAACGCCGCGTTCGTCGGGGCGGCAGCCTTGGCGGCCGCGATGCTGCCGGATACGGGTTGGTCAAGGCCGGGCTTCGGGGCGCTCGTGTTCTGCTATCTTCTCCTCGCATACTGGTACGGGAGGAAGGCGGGGGCGCTTCGCGGTGAACCGCGTCCCGTCGATCGTCGCTAG
- a CDS encoding CCA tRNA nucleotidyltransferase, producing MSRSQETARRLGAAQAALEALPPAVLRVAERFAREGHEFALVGGPVRDACLGIPPHDMDFTTSARPDETLAILTATGATTWDIGKEFGTIGASYQGITVEVTTYRSDEYDPDSRKPQVAFGDTLEGDLTRRDFTVNAMAVRLPSLELVDPCGGLEDLVDGILRTPIDPHISFSDDPLRIMRAARFTAQLGFDVDEGTMSAMAELADRLDIVSAERIRAELERLMTAKEPRRGIEIMEYTDVAEKVLPEVAALKSTVDEHGRHKDVYEHTLTVVDQAIDLETDENGPVPGPDFVLRFAALMHDVGKPATRQFGPRGKVTFHQHDIVGAKMTRKRMKELRFDKQTIKDVSRLVELHQRFHGYGEAVWTDSAVRRYVNDAGPLLERLHRLTRADSTTRNHRKAMRLQAAYDDLEQRIAELEEKEELAAVRPDLDGAQIMEILDIKPGPAVGRARAFLLELRLENGPLDPAEAERLLRAWAEENL from the coding sequence GTGTCCAGATCTCAGGAAACCGCACGCCGTCTCGGCGCCGCACAAGCGGCCCTTGAGGCGCTCCCACCAGCAGTTTTACGTGTGGCAGAGCGTTTCGCCAGGGAAGGGCACGAATTTGCGCTCGTCGGTGGTCCCGTGCGCGACGCCTGCTTGGGCATTCCCCCGCATGATATGGACTTCACAACGTCCGCGCGTCCGGATGAGACTCTCGCCATACTGACCGCGACCGGAGCCACGACCTGGGATATCGGCAAAGAGTTCGGCACGATCGGAGCCTCCTACCAGGGGATCACCGTCGAAGTGACGACATACCGGTCGGACGAGTACGACCCGGACTCCCGCAAACCCCAAGTGGCGTTCGGCGACACTCTCGAAGGCGACCTGACAAGGAGAGATTTCACGGTGAACGCGATGGCGGTGCGTCTGCCGTCGCTCGAGCTGGTCGATCCCTGCGGAGGCCTCGAGGATCTTGTCGATGGGATCCTGCGGACACCGATCGATCCGCACATCTCCTTCTCCGACGATCCGCTGAGGATCATGAGGGCGGCCCGGTTCACGGCGCAGCTCGGCTTCGATGTGGACGAAGGGACGATGTCGGCCATGGCGGAACTGGCAGACCGCCTCGATATCGTGTCAGCTGAACGTATTCGTGCGGAGCTGGAGAGGCTCATGACCGCGAAGGAACCCCGCCGGGGTATCGAGATCATGGAATACACGGACGTCGCGGAGAAGGTGCTGCCAGAAGTCGCCGCCCTCAAGTCGACTGTCGATGAACATGGCCGCCACAAGGACGTCTACGAGCACACTCTCACCGTCGTCGACCAGGCGATCGATCTGGAGACGGATGAGAATGGACCCGTTCCAGGGCCGGACTTCGTCCTCCGCTTCGCTGCTCTCATGCACGACGTGGGGAAGCCCGCCACCCGCCAGTTCGGTCCACGCGGAAAGGTCACGTTCCACCAGCACGATATCGTCGGCGCGAAGATGACGAGGAAGCGCATGAAGGAGCTTCGTTTCGACAAGCAGACCATCAAAGACGTGTCCCGCCTCGTCGAGCTCCATCAGCGTTTCCACGGATATGGGGAAGCGGTATGGACAGATTCGGCCGTGCGCCGCTACGTCAACGATGCTGGACCGCTGCTTGAGCGTCTCCACCGCCTCACGAGGGCAGATTCGACGACAAGGAACCATCGCAAGGCGATGAGGCTCCAGGCCGCATATGACGACCTGGAGCAGCGGATCGCGGAGCTGGAGGAGAAGGAAGAGCTTGCCGCAGTGCGCCCCGATCTCGACGGCGCTCAGATCATGGAGATCCTCGACATCAAGCCGGGCCCCGCCGTCGGCCGTGCCCGAGCGTTCCTTCTCGAGCTGCGCCTGGAGAACGGGCCCCTCGATCCGGCAGAGGCAGAACGGCTCCTGCGTGCTTGGGCGGAGGAGAACCTGTAA
- a CDS encoding NUDIX hydrolase → MPGPIPRPRGPQPWRRAVSATRIGARRSYLPVVNETSAGGIVVKPVDGIAWVAVIARRNRGGRLEWCLPKGHLEGDETAEEAAIREVSEETGIHGQILTHLATIDYWFSGTDRRVHKVVHHFLLEALSGELTTENDPDQEAEDVAWIRLDQVASRLAYPNERRIAMLARDVLTGQV, encoded by the coding sequence ATGCCGGGACCGATTCCTCGACCGCGCGGCCCACAGCCGTGGCGCCGTGCTGTTTCGGCGACCCGAATCGGCGCCCGACGCTCCTACCTTCCCGTCGTGAACGAGACATCGGCGGGCGGCATCGTCGTCAAACCTGTCGATGGAATCGCCTGGGTGGCCGTCATCGCGCGCCGCAATCGAGGCGGACGCCTCGAATGGTGCCTGCCGAAAGGTCACCTCGAGGGAGACGAGACAGCGGAGGAAGCCGCGATTCGCGAAGTCTCGGAGGAGACGGGGATCCACGGGCAGATCCTCACCCATCTCGCAACGATCGACTACTGGTTCTCCGGCACGGATCGGCGCGTCCACAAGGTAGTCCACCACTTCCTCCTCGAGGCGCTGTCGGGAGAACTGACGACCGAGAATGATCCGGATCAGGAGGCGGAAGACGTCGCCTGGATCCGACTCGATCAGGTCGCATCCCGTCTCGCCTATCCGAATGAGCGGAGAATCGCCATGCTCGCTCGGGACGTGCTGACGGGACAGGTGTGA
- a CDS encoding DUF6049 family protein, whose amino-acid sequence MKRLAAAACAAALLGFAPLPASASDAIEIEITDIDPVHTPGEPLSVEVTVTNPGPAREAVSLDLTAQTTVPLYRSSVTSWISDDTVTSSMLTLDRRSIDLPTGRTTIDIDVPREVLTWGNTSVSWGPRGVQAALSFDEATIVDRTFLTTEPSFDQEPMSFTALVPLTIANDELVQVPTTSERYGQSIEALSAGDLGPDEVLPDPVTSAVRDAAGRVTADIDDLTSPGITLALDSAFAALDTVDLTQESLSAFTDGDGHELIMLPALDADLSAWAGTGEDLFFLSHVAQAEQSRQVLSGRNIPARSDVLYTPGSVTASVAELGIAHGSNLLVVPRSDVPAVEEPNWTPSAHALLDDVGTEAVLVDDELSALLAGESELTELDRRQTLLALTAVHYRERPNDHRPLVLSLPRGDDLAVTVSDVNAMLDVLDDTSWLAGVTLSDIEELPFDPFAREDLSSGRSDTSALTPALIDSLTTAGDAIVAIGDLTSHPLLFEDAASTTYRIAGSWSWTAGPGELSNRVGSVQALSGSLTSALKVQSSSTINLISQASEFPVHITSTLPLPIEVEVDVVSEDRRLQFEVVTTTLQPNTTTTIGIPVKAVGSGNVRTQVDIVGPDGSVLGTGAEIDIRVRADWENVGTAILAGLVLLVLIIGVIRSARRGTRTQPLSETDIQELED is encoded by the coding sequence GTGAAAAGGCTTGCCGCCGCAGCCTGCGCGGCTGCCCTGCTCGGATTCGCACCCCTCCCCGCGTCTGCCTCGGACGCGATCGAGATCGAGATCACGGACATCGACCCTGTCCACACGCCCGGCGAGCCGCTCTCCGTCGAGGTCACCGTCACCAATCCCGGACCTGCACGGGAGGCTGTCTCCCTTGATCTCACCGCGCAGACAACAGTGCCCCTCTACCGATCATCGGTGACTTCGTGGATCTCCGATGACACCGTGACAAGCTCGATGCTGACCCTCGACCGCCGGTCCATCGATCTTCCCACCGGCCGAACAACGATCGATATCGACGTCCCGCGCGAGGTCCTCACGTGGGGCAACACGTCCGTGTCGTGGGGTCCTCGCGGCGTGCAGGCCGCCCTCTCCTTCGATGAGGCGACGATTGTCGATCGCACATTCCTCACAACAGAGCCGTCGTTCGATCAGGAGCCCATGTCCTTCACGGCCCTCGTGCCGCTCACCATCGCGAACGACGAGCTCGTGCAGGTTCCCACAACGTCCGAACGGTACGGTCAGTCCATCGAGGCCCTCTCCGCGGGTGATCTCGGCCCGGACGAGGTCCTGCCGGATCCTGTGACCTCTGCCGTGCGGGATGCTGCCGGCCGCGTCACGGCAGACATCGACGACCTGACCAGTCCGGGAATCACCCTTGCTCTCGATTCTGCTTTCGCGGCTCTCGACACGGTCGATCTCACGCAGGAGAGCCTGTCCGCGTTCACCGACGGCGACGGCCATGAGCTCATCATGCTTCCAGCTCTCGATGCTGATCTCTCCGCATGGGCAGGAACGGGGGAGGACCTGTTCTTCCTCTCGCACGTCGCGCAGGCCGAGCAGTCTCGCCAGGTCCTCTCGGGACGCAATATCCCTGCCCGGTCTGATGTTCTGTACACGCCGGGTTCCGTCACCGCGTCGGTCGCGGAGCTCGGGATCGCGCATGGCTCGAATCTTCTCGTTGTCCCCCGGTCTGATGTTCCCGCGGTCGAGGAGCCGAACTGGACACCGTCTGCCCATGCTCTTCTGGATGATGTGGGGACGGAGGCGGTTCTCGTCGACGACGAGCTCTCCGCCCTCTTGGCAGGCGAGTCGGAGCTGACCGAACTGGATCGGCGTCAAACACTGCTGGCGCTCACGGCCGTGCACTATCGGGAGCGTCCCAACGATCACCGTCCCCTTGTCCTGTCTCTTCCGAGGGGAGATGACCTGGCGGTGACGGTGTCGGATGTGAACGCGATGCTTGATGTCTTGGACGACACATCGTGGCTAGCCGGCGTGACACTGTCGGATATCGAGGAGCTTCCGTTCGATCCTTTCGCCCGCGAGGACCTCAGTTCCGGTCGGTCTGACACGAGTGCTCTCACTCCCGCCCTCATCGACTCGCTCACGACAGCCGGTGACGCGATCGTCGCCATCGGCGATCTCACCTCCCATCCTCTCCTGTTCGAGGATGCTGCGTCGACGACATACCGGATCGCCGGGTCGTGGTCGTGGACTGCGGGGCCGGGCGAACTGTCGAACAGGGTCGGCTCCGTCCAGGCTCTTTCAGGATCCCTGACGTCCGCGCTGAAGGTGCAGTCCTCTTCGACCATCAACCTCATCTCCCAAGCATCCGAGTTCCCCGTGCACATCACCTCCACGCTCCCTCTCCCCATCGAGGTCGAGGTCGATGTCGTCAGCGAGGATCGGCGCCTGCAGTTCGAGGTGGTGACCACGACCCTGCAGCCGAATACGACGACCACGATCGGGATCCCGGTCAAGGCTGTCGGGTCGGGAAACGTGCGGACCCAGGTCGACATCGTCGGCCCCGACGGCAGTGTGCTGGGCACGGGTGCAGAGATCGATATTCGGGTGCGAGCGGACTGGGAGAACGTTGGCACCGCTATTCTCGCCGGCCTCGTCCTCCTCGTTCTGATCATCGGCGTCATTCGCTCCGCACGCCGCGGGACACGGACGCAGCCGCTCAGCGAAACCGATATTCAAGAACTGGAGGACTAG